One Arvicanthis niloticus isolate mArvNil1 chromosome 3, mArvNil1.pat.X, whole genome shotgun sequence DNA segment encodes these proteins:
- the Cryba2 gene encoding beta-crystallin A2 — MSSAPAPGPAPACLTLWDEEDFQGRRCRLLSDCANVCERGALRRVRSVKVENGAWVAFEYPDFQGQQFILEKGDYPCWSAWSGSSGHHSNQLLSFRPVLCANHSDSRVTLFEGENFQGCKFELNDDYPSLPSMGWTSKDVGSLKVSSGAWVAYQYPGYRGYQYVLERDRHSGEFRTYSDFGTQAHTGQLQSIRRVQH; from the exons ATGAGCAGCGCCCCCGCGCCGGGCCCGGCGCCCGCTTGCCTCACGCTCTGGGACGAGGAGGACTTCCAGGGTCGTCGCTGCCGGTTACTGAGCGACTGTGCCAACGTCTGTGAGCGGGGAGCCCTGCGCAGGGTGCGCTCAGTCAAGGTGGAAAACGGCGC atgggtGGCCTTCGAGTACCCCGACTTCCAGGGACAACAGTTCATTCTAGAGAAGGGAGATTATCCTTGCTGGAGTGCCTGGAGCGGCAGCAGCGGCCACCACAGCAACCAACTGCTGTCCTTCAGGCCAGTGCTCTGTGCG AACCACAGTGACAGCCGTGTGACACTGTTTGAGGGGGAAAACTTCCAGGGCTGCAAGTTTGAACTCAATGATGACTATCCATCACTGCCTTCCATGGGCTGGACCAGCAAAGATGTGGGTTCCCTCAAAGTCAGCTCTGGAGC GTGGGTGGCCTACCAGTACCCTGGCTACCGAGGCTACCAGTATGTCTTAGAACGAGACCGGCACAGTGGAGAGTTTCGTACCTACAGTGACTTTGGCACACAGGCCCACACTGGACAGCTGCAGTCCATTCGAAGAGTCCAGCATTAG